A stretch of the Terriglobales bacterium genome encodes the following:
- a CDS encoding DUF72 domain-containing protein produces MHGGVRIGTSGWHYKHWCGPFYDPKLPGAKMLEVYYQHFDTVEINNSFYRLPTEAAFRSWREATPTNFCFAVKGSRFITHMKKLKDPENALENLIPRAEELKEKLGPILFQLPPKWGMNPERLEEFLAALPKRHRYAIEFREHSWHTDRVYEILRRHNAAFCIFELNGRHSPLEVTADWTYVRLHGPGGPYQGSYSGERLEEWASWIHEQRGRLKAVFAYFDNDQAAYAVQNALELKALVRRLEERRAA; encoded by the coding sequence ATGCACGGCGGCGTTCGGATTGGAACTTCGGGATGGCACTACAAGCATTGGTGTGGCCCCTTTTATGACCCGAAGCTGCCGGGCGCCAAGATGCTGGAGGTGTACTACCAGCATTTCGATACCGTCGAGATCAACAACAGCTTTTACCGGCTGCCGACAGAGGCTGCGTTTCGGAGCTGGCGGGAAGCGACTCCGACGAACTTCTGCTTCGCCGTGAAAGGTTCGCGGTTCATCACTCACATGAAGAAATTGAAGGACCCGGAAAACGCGCTGGAGAACCTGATTCCGAGGGCCGAGGAACTGAAGGAGAAGCTGGGACCCATTCTGTTTCAGCTTCCTCCAAAGTGGGGCATGAATCCGGAGCGGCTGGAGGAGTTTCTTGCAGCACTGCCGAAGCGGCATCGGTATGCCATCGAGTTTCGGGAACACTCGTGGCACACAGACCGCGTGTACGAGATCCTGCGTCGCCATAATGCGGCATTCTGCATTTTCGAGCTAAATGGCAGGCACTCGCCGCTTGAGGTTACGGCGGACTGGACGTATGTGCGGCTGCATGGGCCGGGTGGTCCTTACCAAGGGAGTTACTCGGGGGAACGTTTGGAAGAGTGGGCGTCGTGGATCCATGAACAACGGGGCAGGCTGAAGGCGGTGTTTGCGTACTTCGATAACGACCAGGCTGCTTACGCCGTCCAGAACGCATTGGAGTTGAAGGCGCTGGTACGACGGCTCGAGGAGCGCCGCGCGGCGTAA